The Coturnix japonica isolate 7356 chromosome 6, Coturnix japonica 2.1, whole genome shotgun sequence genomic sequence AATGGAGATTATAATGAACCTGAGTTGTGTGCAATGTAGGAAACAAACTAACTTGTGATGTTCTTGTGAATGGGGTCTTTAGTAGTAAATGTATGTTGAAACTGAGGAAATTTGATAAGAGAACTTGGAGAAAACTTCCAGATGGTGGGAGAAAGTAACATCTGCCAGAGTGTGCTGCTAAGGTGTTTTTTTGATGGCATTTGTCCTTCAACCAAACAAATGAGACTGATAATAGGAAATGGGACAGTAGTTATAGCTATGTAAATAGTGAAACATAGGCATGTATTTTTTGCAGACAGTATTTAATTATCTGAGGTGTTTTAAGCAGTCAGTACAGTTTTCTTGAAGATATTTCCTCTTTCCCTAATTAAGGATAAATGAACAACACCCTTCTGAGAGACCTGAACAGTGTTTGAGTTTAATTTGCAGCAGTTGTTGGAGGATTAAAGCAATCTCATTAAATGGCCTCATTTAAATTTTATGGTCACCTGAGAGATGGTAGACAGATGTCAGAAGGGATTTATTCATACAGcatgaaagcagcttttctaGTTCaactttcttgatttttttggAACATTTCTTTATGAGagttgaggttttttttgttagagTTGGGGTATGTTTTGATGGCTTTGTGTAATGTTACTTGCTGTGAGTCAGTGCTTCATAATGTTAAGTATAGTGCTGTGCATGGCgttattttaaatgacaatAATGTACGTTATCGACATACGCTTGGCATTAGGTGTCTTGGAGGCTGATGTTTGATATTCATACATGATTTCATTTTGATAAGGTATACAGGTGCACAGTAGACAGAATTCTTTTttatccagcctggccttgaatgcctgcaggaatggggcatccacagtctccttgggcaacctgttccagtacgTTACCACCCTCTGGGTTAAAGACTTCCCCCTAATATCCAATGTAAACCTCCGCTGTCTCAGTTTagaaccattcccccttgtactatcactatccacccaaACACATATATGGGTGTATTCTAAACGGGTGTGTGCTACCTGTTGCAGGATGTGGATTCTGCCATTTTCATTGTGTTAGGATCCCTTAAGAAGCTGTGTTTCTGAATATGTTTCTATTAATATCTTTTTAGTTAGACCTACTTCGAGTAGCACAGCTCTGGGGCATCCTATTCAATTACAGAATCCTGGGGTTGCTTCAGTTTGCATGATTTTAATGCCACTTTGATTTTATCTGATGTGTTTCTTAGTGAGGTCTTGCAGCCTGGGGAGTGAGTCACTTTGAGCTAATGCTTGCTGTGGTTACATAGGGTATTTCCTGTCCCTCAAGTACAGTAGTTCTTGCTCTGTGTTGTTTCTCAGCGTGTTTGCTGTGGTTTAAGTACTTCGGTGTTTTTCAGTCCTGCCAGCTGTCTGTGAAAAATCAAACACAGATAATAGCTTCAGGGAATAACATAATAACTAGCAACACTCTGTGCTGGTAACCTTGTAAGACCAGTGGATGTAGCTGACTGATAAATAAAACCAGGATGGCAAAAACAACATATTCTTTCACAGGTGTCTTCTACAAGAGAAACCTCATCTTGCTAATATGGTATTTATTGCAAGTGAGAACTTTGTGTTAATTAAAACTTGGAGATTTTGCCTGTCCTTACTGTCTATTTGggctttaataataataatagcatttAGGCAAATTCATTGTATTGATGCAAAAGTTTGATACAGATAATGTTGTCTGTGCAAATAGTCAGATGAGTATGTGTGGAAGTGTATTTAAGTGGGATGGAAGCTTTCAAGCCAAGAACTGTTGAGGCAAAGATGCagcttcataaaataaaagcatagtATTAAATAGATCAAAATGACATTGTCCTGAAACACATTTTTGATGATGAAGGTAGTGGAATATTTCCAAGGGTCTAGGGAGCCACAGATATAGGGAAAGGAATAAATGCTATAAATctctttatttcagaatatgGAGGTAGCTTTAAGTGTTCATGCATCTCTGCACAGAAGTCTAGCATTTAAATTCATTCGTGCCAAGaaatttttaatcattattaagAAATGTATTAACTTGAATACTGCATGCAGCTGCTATCCTGTAACTCAGATCTTGTATGGGAACAAGAAGGCAACCAAGATGGGTGACAGTTTCCATATGAAGGTGAAAAATGCTAAGGATCTTCATCATGAATGGGaatatggaagaagaaaatgatgggGTGAAGATGAATGATCAGtgatgtttgtttatttattaatctttAAACTTAGAAATTggggaaacaaaatgaaatgatcaGCCACTGAATTATCAACAAACGTAAGCAAAGATTTGTATCCCACAATGTATTGATGGAACTCTGAGGCTGTATAGGTCCAGGCATACAATTGAGTCCAGAGTATTCTGACAAAATTGATGGAGAGAGAAGTTACTGTTAAGCAGAGGGCTGTGAATGCAGGTTCATGCTTGGGAAATCTGACATAAACAGAATACACTTGGGAAGGGTCCCTGTGGGAATCAGGAGAAACATACAGTGAACTCTTGCTAGAAGACAGCTTTTGCCTCCACCTCATGCCCAGGTGACAAAgttgatgtttctgttttgtgctgATGGTGCAGGGTGTGAGTAGCTTTCTTCAGCAGAAACCTTCTTCAGAATGTGATCTTCAGGGCTGTGTTCTTGGGGTTAGTGCAAGTTAGTTTTATGTCAGTCAGTCAGTTTTACATCAACTGCAGTTCCTATAGGCTGTGCTGGTTCTGCTGGCAGTAACATGTATCACTTTGTTACTCTTTTGCTAAcatcttaaaacaaaagcaccCCGTAACTCTTAACCATTTACTCAGATCTTCTATGTGAAATGAAGAGCTAGGGCAATCCCTAAGATAGTGAACGTTTCTTCAAATGGCTTTTAGTAATGTTTCTTCCACTGCtagttttatttgttcattCTTGAGGATGTATGATGTCTGTCGGAATCTCTTCTCCTCTTGATGCTGTGAGTGGTACATTGTGAATGTTTTTGGCTAGGGAAGATAACTTTGCAAAGGGTAGTTTTTGTCAGGTTTTTATGGTGTAGTTTTAGAAGCTTTAGGTTGCTGACTACGGGTTTGTGCTATAttcaatttgttctttttaaaatacgAAGTCTTAAGTGTGTAATTGAATGACTGAAGAACAGTTGAAAAAATCGATTTGCTGTTCAAATTGGTAGGTGAAAAATGCACGCCCTTTATAAAACTTACCTTTAATGATATGGAGGAAGACAAAGGATAGGCAGTTTAGACCGACCACAAAAATCTAGGTGGTGGAGAGTGAGAACTGAATAATATGTTACTGCTGAATAGCTGCTACTGTATTACTGTTTCTCTGGAAGTCATAAAACGTGAGTTACTTTATACGGTTACAGTGTAGTTAAGCATGGATGCAGTGAAGATAGATGTGAATGcatattaaatatattgttttgtGTTATTGATGAAGGTCTaatgtattctttctttttctcagattCACGCACCCTTTGAGGACCAATGTACCCAATAGCTCATGGAAGAGAGAAATCAAATCAGGACATCCTTGGTTTCCAGGCTGCCAAAATATGGAACGAAGACTTTAGGAAGTGTCTTACAACCGACATCAAATGGGACAGCTGTTAATTTAACAGGGAATAATGGTGGCAAAAATTTCAGCAAGCACAATGGCACTGTTAACAcgtcttccttctctttcaactggagaaaatcaaataaataccAGCTTCGTGatcaaaatgagagagagacCAACTCTAAACATAGTTCTAATGACAAATTAATTGATTCTGAGAAGTATTCTCAGTCTCAAGGAGCATTGAATAATGATATGCTCAGGGTGGGTTTGAACAATACTGCTTCAGCTGGGtcaaaaacagcaaagcaaaacaatatgTTTGTATCTTCTACTGAGGAATCAAACCCCAAGTCTTTGCCTGGACTGTCTAGTTCAGCAAAATTCACCAAAGGTGCCCTGTCAGGAAGGACCTCGTATTCTGGACTCAGTGCTCCAAAATCACACTTAAATGGTTTTTATGGTAATCGGCCAATGGTAGGTTTGCAGAGACCTAGAGCGAATTCCAATGCCTCAAGGACAAGTTCAGGAGAAAGCCTTGTACACTCTACAGACAATAGCAAGTCTTCTTCCTGTGAAAAAATGGTAAGATCACAAAGTTTTTCACATTCCATTCAGAattctttccttcccactgcATCATTAACCAGGTCGCATTCCTTCAATAAAGCTGTGGATCTTACAAGGCCTTATCATAGTCAAAATCTAGCTGTTAGGACATCTCAGAGGTCAACTCTGTGGTCAAGAAATGCGAGACAGTTGGATGTACCCAATGGAAACGAGTCTGTGAAGTATGGATTTACCAGGCCATACTCTAGTATATCATCTTGTACAAAGAAGTCCCCGCTGTCGAATGGATCTGGGTCTGCACCTTCTTTTGGATACAGATTAAGTCGGCCCTCTCTGTTGAAGCCTGCTAGCCAAAGGTTTGCTGGAAATATTATTGTGGATGGTGGCAAAAGTACAACTGCTGACACGTATATAGTGGAGAACTCTGAAATATCAACAAATATAAATAGAACAATTGATAAAAATAGCATTATAGAGAGTAATGCTCAAAGAACAGAATCTGTTGAAGGCCTTCATGAAAGCATGGGAAAACATGGATCAAATGTCATGTGTATGAGTGATGATGGAGATGAAATATCTATATCTTCTTTGTCGTCCTCTGAAAAAAATGACTTGAGCGAAGACTTCAGCGATGATTTCATAGATTTAGAGGATCCAAATAAAACAATACGAGTGCAGCAAAAGGAGAGCTGCATTCAGGAGTTAGAGCACGGGAGCATAACATCAGTAGAACCGTTCACTTCTATCAAGGAAAGTGGAGGATCTTGCTGTAATGCTGATGACTGGCTTGATATAAATGTGTCTGGTAAATACTTTGTTGCATTTGATTTGAAATTTTTGGTACTAAAATGAATATTCTGTAATTGCTATTGTTACTTTATGTATTTAgccattctgtttttcataacAAAACTATACTAGCCCATCCATTTTTTCTCAGTGCCTTTTCTGCATGATAGTTGTCTTCTtcaagcaggttttttttttgtttattttttttttttttcttccttaaagagCCCTTTTTCTTTGGAATAAGAATTAATGGTAGCTTCTTTTGCTAATTATCTGGTAAGGTGTTAGAATTCCTCTTAGCCTTGTTTAGACATTCGTTTGTTTTGGATTAGTGgtctttgcatttttctcctctcgATAGGGAGAGAGCAGCTGAAACTGCTATAAGTAGTGGGAGTAAATGTAGGGTGTCTCCTTTAATTAgctaatttttaaaatcagagtGTTACTGGTTTTCTTCTATTGGCATGCTGTATTCACTCCTAAAGTCAATGAAAGACAGAAGGTGCTTAAAAGTCTGTGTTTTCACATCCCTGATGGACTTTGGGGGTCTAAACCTGTGTTGGAAGACATTATAGTTGAAATACTTGCCTTTACTTTTGAGCCCACtttattaaaatctttattaaaaagataCAGATTTCTAAAAGATACTTCTTCTTGGGGGGTAGATCACTGCATTGTAAAACTTAAGCAGAGATGTAGGTTGAAAGGATTCTTGATTATAACTGCCAATCCAGCCTGAACTTTTTACTTGCTAGGGTGAGTAGCGTTAATACCGTAGAATGCTTTTGGTTAGAATTTGTTAGAATATGGTTTGAAAACATGAATAAtgcatgcttttatttatttatttttggaatatTGGATtgttttttgactttttttgttggctgtttgttttctttaagcaaTGGATGACAACAGtgaaagcacaaagcacagtgcCGAGAGTGCAGTTTCTCCAGAGATGAATTACAGAGCTGGGTCCTCTTTTGAGCTTTCTCCATCTGATAGCTCTGATGGCACATATATGTGGGATGAAGAGGGACTGGAACCTATTGGAAGTGTCCATCCGTGTGGAAGCTACGAGTCTTCAGAAATGAACAGCATAGTATGTATTTGTGTATGGACTGAgtatttgtgggttttttacTGGGTTTATTGCTGAAGTATATtctaaaaatagaattaatgtaatttctttttacttgataactattttttctttcctctgtagCTGACAGATGTCTGAAACTTCTTTTTAAGGAATTCCTGTTTCTAGACAGAtggcactgaaacaaaatgtttacatACATGTCTTCCTCATTCTAAagttgaaacaaaataaatcaatccTTGTGTAATTTCATAGTAGCACTCACCGTTTACTGAAGGAATTTCTTTATTCTGGTAATGCTAAATATCCTTTACCAGTCTTTAAACCTAAGAGTGAAAAAGCAAGGTAACAGCAAATATCTGTCTTACATTGCCTTGTTTCTAGTCTGTATCTGCATATGACCCTTTTGAacacaaattcattttcatttgtcagtTTGTTCTAACGTAGAATCTTTGAAGTAGGTACCTGGCTGTAGTTCATCAGGTGACCTGGGCTATTTCTGTGTCTGGATAACATAAGAGGAACaactgttggttttgtttgctaaaCGTTACTGATCTGAATCCAACATCCATCCATCTAGAGTGATGGAGAGTCGTAGCAGTCCTCCAGCTGAAGTAAGTTAGCCAACCTCTGGATTCTGGCAGACGTGataaaaatgttgtttgttcCTCATCCTCTTTTCACAGAAACGCTGCTCATATTTACTTATGAGTTGTTTAATTAAGACTGTTCAGATTTCTTTAACATTACACTAATAATTTGAGACTTCTAACAGTATCTATGTGTAATAGATCAGCTTCTCATGCTTCATAAGCTTTAGGGTGTTAGGTATTATGTCACCTGTGCCACTATCAGGACTGTAGAAGCATTTTGGCACTAATTCATGCTTTGATTTCTAATTTTACTGGGGTTGGCTATGCTAGCCCTCAAgtcagaacagcacagaattGGCCTGTAACTAGGGCATAGCTATCTAATTAGATTGTTGGGTATAACTACATACAAATTTCTGATGTATATTCAGCTCCCTGTGGTAGAGTTTATTTTCGGTCTTAAATTATGGTCCTGGGATGTGGTGTCTAAAAGAAAGTTTAGAAATAGTTATTAACTTCTCATGGTAATTATGACTGGCTTGAAAAAGCATTGAGATTTTTCCAGTAGGGACTTTGTAGTTTATGGacatttacaggaaaaagtTTAGTGTGTAAACAAATGCCCATCTCCTTGGCACACGCGTGTATGCACTAGGAAATGTTCTTGAACTTTCTTCTTGGTTAATTTTGGATACAGATATTTATGATACATGCAGTGGATTTTATGTAACAATTAAGTTACAACTTTCCACGTGCTTTTGGAGTTTGTTTGATACACATAGGTATATTTACTTATGCAAGTGTATGAACTGATGGTCAGGCATAGATTGTCTGATTGACAGAAGCTGCTTTAAGCCTCATACAGCTGAGGTACATTAGATGTTTTTGATACTTTTTTCAACATTGTATTGAAGAATAAtcctatttgttttcaaatggaatatGAAATGATAATTGGAATCTGGTTTGAAAGAGACAAATTTTAGctgcttttcttaaaatgtatttattcttgGTGTGGAATCCACATCTCAGTAGGGTGAATCTGGTTTGTCACTTACTGATGTGACTGGAGTTTCAGTTACAGAGTCTAAGATGGTggttttctcttcatctttgtggggtttttgttttgctttcccttcGTGGTTGAGTCTTTGTGATGGAATGTCCCTTTCCCAGGTTTCAGAATTAGTTTGAGAGTGGGCAGAATGATTTGTGGTCCAAGGGACATGGCTAGTCTGGGTAATATGCTTTTTAAACTTGCAGACTTCTTAGAGAAGGTGAACTTGCTGAGATAACATTGTGTAATATTCAACCTGTGGTACTCGCTGTTTTCTTGCAGTAATCTTAGTTCCAAGTAATTGAGtattgctttattatttcaaTAATTCGCTTCTCTACGTGATATGGATTATCTTTTAAATTGACTCCTTTTCTGTTGTGCATTCTCTCCAGTGGGTTAATGCCAGATCTGTAGTTCTTGTTCTGTGGGAAGGTGAGCTTATGACAAAGTAATCCAAAATTTCCAGCTTTAATAACAATACAATTGCAAGTAAGCTTAAATAGTGTGCAACTATGGAATAGAGAAGCTTTCTGGATAAATGTAAGGATTCTTTATGAAGTAGTATTTGGTTGCCTTTAAGGTGTCACCTCTTAAACTTTACTATATGAGATAAACACTGGGGAAgtgatgtttgtttctttgtttaactGAGCTATATGATACTAACATAAATGgctatgtttatttttgtaaacagtacaaattttcagtgttcattCCAAATATGTTAAAATGAAGTCTTTGTACTGGCAGCACTGTATAAACTTCACTGGAAACGTTTTCAAGACAAAGTCTTTCTGAACTAAGTGTATAGATTTGAACACAGTTTAAGGAGTATAATGAAAATAAGACGTGGTTACGTTGGGCAACTGTTCATCAGGAGCAACTGTTGATTTAATGAGGTTTCAGTACAGAGTGTTCAGAAGATCCCCTGCtttagttttgttctttaagaGGTTTTAGTGAAGTGCACGTGTTTCTTCCACATTGACAATTTTTTACCAACAACTTCTTcaaaaaagaagagctgtgaAACAAGAGCCCTTCATGGGCATTTAGTTACAGGAACTGCACTTAAAAAGCAGATTCTGTCTAATGAGCTAAtttaaactggatttttttttcctacatttcaTGCTGCAAATGAAGTGTCTAAAGTTTTAAGAAGCTGAAggtaaaattaaagaaatgtatGTTTCAATATAAGATCTACATTTCTGTATGGAGGATTATATGTAATTTCATTATTGAAACCAAGACTCTTAATGTATTTAGATTTTGATAGTATCTTTATGTAAGCCATTACTGAAATGTCTGGATTTCCAAAATCTGAGGCTTACTGCCGTCCCCCATTCCTGtatttgcttctctttgcaATCTGCTGTTAAAATGCTCCTTTACTGGGGATGTTCCAGTCAGAACTAACTTGCGTGCCACTTGGCTTTTGCCACCTTCCCACCCCTATGAGGGAGCTGAATGTTTTTGTCTGCTGATGGGTTGTGTCTGCCTGCAATTAGTGTATAAAGTATCTCTATCTGTAAGTGGAGAAATTCCAGCTTCTGATCTACAGTGCTTTGTGACCTTGAGCGTGTCTCATGGAACTCTGGGTCTCACTTGTCTATCTTCAGAATGATGGGTAAAGTAAGAATGAACAATAGCACTTCATGTTGTATCATCagtatatttaatattattgaTGTATTTGTACCTTGTGCTCAAAGTTAAGCTGATCAAGGGCAGGGATTTCTTATGGTTTATTCCTGGTGTGTTGCAGCTGAAGGTGAAGTGCTAATGTCTAAGTTCCATATTGACATTTCATGCTATATTCCAGGGTCTTAAAGAAATTACACTGAGGACATTTGAATTATACTGTTCTAACTTGATATTCTAAGTTCACAATTTTAATGTTATTGTTTTTAGTTTTCCCATATTACAAGTACAGAAATTTCtggcatttgcttttcatatcCTTGATTTTAACAATTACAACCctctaaaataaataactaaataactAAAAAGTTATTCTTTTCAGTTATGCTGAAAAACTTCTATTTGGAGAAGAATTGAACACTGTGAAGGTGTCAGGaatattaattttcttacaGAACTAAGGGTGTGTAGCTGTTTCAGAACATTCTGCAAGCAGTGCTGTTAGACCATTTATTCTTTCAGGAGGCCTTTGGTGGCTGTCAGTTTTCTGATCATGGCATAGATGAATGTCATGGAAGCAGAGGCTGTGACTTCAGAGGTATTGAATCAGAGTGAAAAACAGCCAGTGTCTGCCCTCCCACTACCATGTGGCCTTCAGATGTAGAGCTTAATGATTACAGCAATGGGAGGCAGTAAGAAACTGCATTACTTAATGAGATGGTGTTT encodes the following:
- the CCSER2 gene encoding serine-rich coiled-coil domain-containing protein 2 isoform X4, producing MEERNQIRTSLVSRLPKYGTKTLGSVLQPTSNGTAVNLTGNNGGKNFSKHNGTVNTSSFSFNWRKSNKYQLRDQNERETNSKHSSNDKLIDSEKYSQSQGALNNDMLRVGLNNTASAGSKTAKQNNMFVSSTEESNPKSLPGLSSSAKFTKGALSGRTSYSGLSAPKSHLNGFYGNRPMVGLQRPRANSNASRTSSGESLVHSTDNSKSSSCEKMVRSQSFSHSIQNSFLPTASLTRSHSFNKAVDLTRPYHSQNLAVRTSQRSTLWSRNARQLDVPNGNESVKYGFTRPYSSISSCTKKSPLSNGSGSAPSFGYRLSRPSLLKPASQRFAGNIIVDGGKSTTADTYIVENSEISTNINRTIDKNSIIESNAQRTESVEGLHESMGKHGSNVMCMSDDGDEISISSLSSSEKNDLSEDFSDDFIDLEDPNKTIRVQQKESCIQELEHGSITSVEPFTSIKESGGSCCNADDWLDINVSAMDDNSESTKHSAESAVSPEMNYRAGSSFELSPSDSSDGTYMWDEEGLEPIGSVHPCGSYESSEMNSIDILNNLDSCDLEDDDLMLDVDLPEDPPHDKDECENMSRYDRQDRNARQHQEGFWKRAPQQRWNAQDHYHLGHTEHYIHGKNDLNRGSNYLDSSVGHLESYGTPNFYQSPRQLVSLPENTVMLDEMTLRHMVQDCTAVKTQLLKLKRLLHQNDENVSPQDISLSIPSSPEPQEPESTYFKTEDLLNEIRQLKDELKKKDETINQLEHQLASRCNCQKDNQKPAVAKCAYADKFTQTSWRRSSELRS
- the CCSER2 gene encoding serine-rich coiled-coil domain-containing protein 2 isoform X1; the encoded protein is MEERNQIRTSLVSRLPKYGTKTLGSVLQPTSNGTAVNLTGNNGGKNFSKHNGTVNTSSFSFNWRKSNKYQLRDQNERETNSKHSSNDKLIDSEKYSQSQGALNNDMLRVGLNNTASAGSKTAKQNNMFVSSTEESNPKSLPGLSSSAKFTKGALSGRTSYSGLSAPKSHLNGFYGNRPMVGLQRPRANSNASRTSSGESLVHSTDNSKSSSCEKMVRSQSFSHSIQNSFLPTASLTRSHSFNKAVDLTRPYHSQNLAVRTSQRSTLWSRNARQLDVPNGNESVKYGFTRPYSSISSCTKKSPLSNGSGSAPSFGYRLSRPSLLKPASQRFAGNIIVDGGKSTTADTYIVENSEISTNINRTIDKNSIIESNAQRTESVEGLHESMGKHGSNVMCMSDDGDEISISSLSSSEKNDLSEDFSDDFIDLEDPNKTIRVQQKESCIQELEHGSITSVEPFTSIKESGGSCCNADDWLDINVSAMDDNSESTKHSAESAVSPEMNYRAGSSFELSPSDSSDGTYMWDEEGLEPIGSVHPCGSYESSEMNSIDILNNLDSCDLEDDDLMLDVDLPEDPPHDKDECENMSRYDRQDRNARQHQEGFWKRAPQQRWNAQDHYHLGHTEHYIHGKNDLNRGSNYLDSSVGHLESYGTPNFYQSPRQLVSLPENTVMLDEMTLRHMVQDCTAVKTQLLKLKRLLHQNDENVSPQDISLSIPSSPEPQEPESTYFKTEDLLNEIRQLKDELKKKDETINQLEHQLASRCNCQKDNQKPAVAKCAYADKFTQTSWRRSSPQVLQPSSRLPSSTDLVQGKLIKTPHIEARSEYSKHGVHENGNHQNQNAANISLRNSLNDVNTSVNTQLSIKDENALYLENVKNKCTEDPGEVASEKEGTLLSHSRLQSSTRIDAREVRTEVAVKGQPSFTYQASRPKTSRIAKPPTALVPPTMAVLTRSANHSAASKEPELLPSSSSTQLQPMSGPDDPKGKQSQKVSKLRPPTISFVKPKQVSSQKSTSVSQEPQSTCLKTNIPKPQVQRKENVQTQNTALHSGDSLPSSRHSRLPKPKTH
- the CCSER2 gene encoding serine-rich coiled-coil domain-containing protein 2 isoform X3, yielding MEERNQIRTSLVSRLPKYGTKTLGSVLQPTSNGTAVNLTGNNGGKNFSKHNGTVNTSSFSFNWRKSNKYQLRDQNERETNSKHSSNDKLIDSEKYSQSQGALNNDMLRVGLNNTASAGSKTAKQNNMFVSSTEESNPKSLPGLSSSAKFTKGALSGRTSYSGLSAPKSHLNGFYGNRPMVGLQRPRANSNASRTSSGESLVHSTDNSKSSSCEKMVRSQSFSHSIQNSFLPTASLTRSHSFNKAVDLTRPYHSQNLAVRTSQRSTLWSRNARQLDVPNGNESVKYGFTRPYSSISSCTKKSPLSNGSGSAPSFGYRLSRPSLLKPASQRFAGNIIVDGGKSTTADTYIVENSEISTNINRTIDKNSIIESNAQRTESVEGLHESMGKHGSNVMCMSDDGDEISISSLSSSEKNDLSEDFSDDFIDLEDPNKTIRVQQKESCIQELEHGSITSVEPFTSIKESGGSCCNADDWLDINVSAMDDNSESTKHSAESAVSPEMNYRAGSSFELSPSDSSDGTYMWDEEGLEPIGSVHPCGSYESSEMNSIDILNNLDSCDLEDDDLMLDVDLPEDPPHDKDECENMSRYDRQDRNARQHQEGFWKRAPQQRWNAQDHYHLGHTEHYIHGKNDLNRGSNYLDSSVGHLESYGTPNFYQSPRQLVSLPENTVMLDEMTLRHMVQDCTAVKTQLLKLKRLLHQNDENVSPQDISLSIPSSPEPQEPESTYFKTEDLLNEIRQLKDELKKKDETINQLEHQLASRCNCQKDNQKPAVAKCAYADKFTQTSWRRSSGGYSAPSFSPWQGSFQGIPRTVPPHRRQTSSTTAFQPPSQFHRPRPGKTNKNATYRGPQ
- the CCSER2 gene encoding serine-rich coiled-coil domain-containing protein 2 isoform X2 — protein: MEERNQIRTSLVSRLPKYGTKTLGSVLQPTSNGTAVNLTGNNGGKNFSKHNGTVNTSSFSFNWRKSNKYQLRDQNERETNSKHSSNDKLIDSEKYSQSQGALNNDMLRVGLNNTASAGSKTAKQNNMFVSSTEESNPKSLPGLSSSAKFTKGALSGRTSYSGLSAPKSHLNGFYGNRPMVGLQRPRANSNASRTSSGESLVHSTDNSKSSSCEKMVRSQSFSHSIQNSFLPTASLTRSHSFNKAVDLTRPYHSQNLAVRTSQRSTLWSRNARQLDVPNGNESVKYGFTRPYSSISSCTKKSPLSNGSGSAPSFGYRLSRPSLLKPASQRFAGNIIVDGGKSTTADTYIVENSEISTNINRTIDKNSIIESNAQRTESVEGLHESMGKHGSNVMCMSDDGDEISISSLSSSEKNDLSEDFSDDFIDLEDPNKTIRVQQKESCIQELEHGSITSVEPFTSIKESGGSCCNADDWLDINVSAMDDNSESTKHSAESAVSPEMNYRAGSSFELSPSDSSDGTYMWDEEGLEPIGSVHPCGSYESSEMNSIDILNNLDSCDLEDDDLMLDVDLPEDPPHDKDECENMSRYDRQDRNARQHQEGFWKRAPQQRWNAQDHYHLGHTEHYIHGKNDLNRGSNYLDSSVGHLESYGTPNFYQSPRQLVSLPENTVMLDEMTLRHMVQDCTAVKTQLLKLKRLLHQNDENVSPQDISLSIPSSPEPQEPESTYFKTEDLLNEIRQLKDELKKKDETINQLEHQLASRCNCQKDNQKPAVAKCAYADKFTQTSWRRSSGGYSAPSFSPWQGSFQGIPRTVPPHRRQRVEKLVHYFCDTACLKYYSLPAAFPVPQTSSREN